The Cloacibacterium sp. TD35 region TTATTTCCAGAAGAAGACATACACTCAGAAAATTGGCAAAAAATAACCGATAGATGTAAAAATGCTTTTTCTTATATTCACCAAGCGAAGTCTTAAACTTTAATTTTCATTAAAATGAAAGCGGTTGCCTCTACTAAAATGACCAATTACCGATGGACGATTGTTGCACTACTTTTTTTCGCAACCACCATTAACTATTTAGATAGACAGGTTTTATCTTTATTACAACCCATGCTAGAAAAAGAGTTCCATTGGACGGATAGTGACTACGGAACCATTACAGCAGTTTTTTCACTCTGTTATGCTGTTTCTATGCTTTTTGCAGGAAAATTTATAGACAGATTAGGAACCAAAAGTGGTTACGCATGGGCGATTACAATATGGTCTTTTGGTGCAATTATTCACGCTTTTTCTGGAGTAGTTACCGAAGGTTTTGTAGGCTTAGAAAACGCTGAAGCACTAAGAAAAGTAGCACAAGGTAGCCAATTAGCAGCCAGTATTTCTATGATTAGCGTTGCTTCTTTTACTATTGCCAGATGTGTTTTGGCAATCGGAGAAGCGGGAAACTTCCCTGCTGCGATTAAGACTACAGCAGAGTATTTTCCGAAAAAAGACCGAGCTTTTGCTACAGGAATTTTCAACTCAGGTGCCAATGTGGGCGCAATATTGGCCCCTCTTAGTGTGCCTATTATGGCAGAACTTTGGGGCTGGGAAAGTGCATTTATCGTGGTAGGGGTAATTGGGTTTATTTGGTTGGCTTTTTGGTTAAAATATTACCACGAACCGAAAAACAATCCAAAGGTAAATCAAGCCGAAAAAGAATATATTTTACAAGATACCATCAATGACAAAGAGCTACTAAACCAAACCTTAAACGAAACCTCAACTGCTTCAATTTCTATTGGAAAGCTTTTTAAATATAGACAAACTTGGTCTTTTATTTTAGGAAAATTCTTAACAGACGGTGTTTGGTGGTTTTTCTTATTCTGGACTCCAGCTTACATGAAGGCTCAGTACAATATGCAAGGCTCAGAGATCGCATTACCTATTGCTGTGCTCTATAGCATAACGGTTGTAGGTTCTATTTTGGGAGGTAAGTTCCCTACTTATTTTATCAATAAAGGAATGGATCCTTATGCTGGAAGAATGAAAGCCATGTTTATTATTGCCTTATTCCCTCTATTGGTATTACTGGCACAGCCTTTAGGACATTACTCTTATTGGTTTCCTATTCTATTAATTGGAATAGGTGGTGCTGCTCACCAAGCATGGTCTGCAAATATATTTTCTACTTCTAGCGACATGTTCCCGAAGAAAACCCTCGCTACTATAACTGGAATTGGAGGAATGGCAGGAGGGCTCAGTTCTTTCTTAATTAATAAAACCAGTGGACTCCTTTTTACCTTTGCAGATAAAACCCATCTTACATTTTTAGGATTTGAAGGTAAACCAGCAGGATACTTTATTATTTTTATTTTCTGCTCTATTGCTTATATCCTAGGTTGGATGTGCATGAAAACCCTAGTTCCAAAATATAAACTTATTACGGATTTGTAAAAACAAAATTAAAGGTTATTATAATTTATATTACAAAATATTTCTCTTTAGAAATTTTTTATATTTTTAGCGAAATAACCTTTTGTGCAATTTTGGACTGCAGTTCCAAATCGACGGCAAGAGGTTATTTCTTTTTAAGGTTTTAAAATATTAAGTAAAAGAAGATTTCTTCTTTGTACTGAGAAGGCGTTTTGATTAAAAAACTGTTGGGTAATTTCTAGAAAAGGTTTGGTAAATTCTATTGCAAGAGAAAACTTCAGTCTCTGCAAACGCTGTTTTTTTGTAGGTACTTTTTGAGAAGTTTTAAGTGCAGCACGCATAATAGAAACCCCATTTAAGGTAAGTACTACTACATTGCCTACTTTCCCAGAAAACCCTCCTAGAATTCCGTCT contains the following coding sequences:
- a CDS encoding MFS transporter; protein product: MKAVASTKMTNYRWTIVALLFFATTINYLDRQVLSLLQPMLEKEFHWTDSDYGTITAVFSLCYAVSMLFAGKFIDRLGTKSGYAWAITIWSFGAIIHAFSGVVTEGFVGLENAEALRKVAQGSQLAASISMISVASFTIARCVLAIGEAGNFPAAIKTTAEYFPKKDRAFATGIFNSGANVGAILAPLSVPIMAELWGWESAFIVVGVIGFIWLAFWLKYYHEPKNNPKVNQAEKEYILQDTINDKELLNQTLNETSTASISIGKLFKYRQTWSFILGKFLTDGVWWFFLFWTPAYMKAQYNMQGSEIALPIAVLYSITVVGSILGGKFPTYFINKGMDPYAGRMKAMFIIALFPLLVLLAQPLGHYSYWFPILLIGIGGAAHQAWSANIFSTSSDMFPKKTLATITGIGGMAGGLSSFLINKTSGLLFTFADKTHLTFLGFEGKPAGYFIIFIFCSIAYILGWMCMKTLVPKYKLITDL